GATAGTCATCCAAAGAATCACGCAGGAACTGAATTCGGTTGGTTCTCTCATTGGTCAGGAAGGGCAGGTCTGATTTTACGAAGAGTTCCAGCTGGTCAACAACTGTTTCCAAAAACGGTTCAAGCTCCATCTTAATGCGTTTGGCTTCTTCCTTCCGCCGTTTTAGCTCTGCTATTATTTCTTTCTGTTTTTTGACGTATCTGCTGTACTTTTTATTTTGAAATTCCAGCCATGCTTCAGTGGCTTTCATTTCACGAATCTCATCCGAATTCTGTTCTTTTAAATCAGTCCAGTCCTGATATCTGTTTTGAGCCTTCGCCTCTATCTCCACAGCTTTAGAGGCTTGTTCATGTACAGCTGTAACCTGCGTACTGCCCATAGCCGGGGCAGTCACCAGTACTTGCGCAATAAGAGAAAGAAAGATAATTTTTTTCATAGAGTCTCCTGAGATCCGACCATTCGGAATAGATTGAAAATCGCGTTCGTATATAGGCAAATCCCATTTATTGGTTCTAATATCTGGCGAACTATTTATTGATGATTATGAATTTCATTTTCAAATATGACTGCTGAGTTAATTAGATGTGAGTAGAGATTTGCTCTGGTAATATACTTAATTAGCGGAATAATTTTTTAAAGTTGCAAATAAAATTAAGATCGCCTTAGGGGGTAAGCTATACTGCAAAGTTTTCTAAGCTACTGCTATCCTGAACGAATTGTTTCTAAAATTTCCTGCTGGATAATTCATATTAATTTGACCGTCGGTTTAATTAAGATCGTTGGCACCATAAGCAAAAGCCTCACAATACGAGAACACATTGTGAGGCTTTTGCTTATGGTGGTAAAAATTGTGAAATTGTGCGGACAATATGCGTACAATCTAGTTTCTACTTCATTAAGTATCTTTATTTATGGAGTTAGTAAGTTGTTTCCGTGTCAGCTGGGACATGTTTGAAAATGGATCATATGGAATCAGTC
Above is a genomic segment from Maridesulfovibrio sp. containing:
- a CDS encoding DUF3450 domain-containing protein: MKKIIFLSLIAQVLVTAPAMGSTQVTAVHEQASKAVEIEAKAQNRYQDWTDLKEQNSDEIREMKATEAWLEFQNKKYSRYVKKQKEIIAELKRRKEEAKRIKMELEPFLETVVDQLELFVKSDLPFLTNERTNRIQFLRDSLDDYHLQLSEKLRRVFEALLVETEYGQNVSTSTQELMLNGTATQVTIFRLGRAALYYQTTDGSEVGIWDKNSNSWKTLAPAYALTLHRAKDMAERKRAVELLELPLGVAK